The Capsicum annuum cultivar UCD-10X-F1 chromosome 3, UCD10Xv1.1, whole genome shotgun sequence genomic sequence GATTAAACATAGATATTTTTATGTTTACTCCAATTTGTTATTCATACTTATAATTCTTATTCTTGGATtaaacatatgtatttatatgtttcctCCATTTGCGCCTTTTCTCATTAAAGCCCACTCTTTATCTGTGCTTAAAGCTCCAACAGACCTTAGAGCTTTTTTGCATTTTTCGCTTGTGATAATGTTGTAAGCATCTTTAAATTGATCTTGCATAGTTTAGATCCTTCACACGTTAGCATAATCTTAGGTGTGGTACCTCTAAGTGTCTTCTTATTCGTGGTTTGCAGTTTTCAAGAAATGGTTTGTCCTTAACATCTTGGAAAGAGGGTAGAACTTAcggtttgttttttttttttttgaaattagagTTGGTAGAACTCAAGTTCAATCAGGTTTTTCATAAAGCTCATCAAATTTTCATTACAGGATGATGTCCAACTCATGGCCGACACAGGCTTAGAAGCCTACAGGTTTTCTATATCATGGTCTAGACTTATTCCTGGTAGGTTTAAGCTTTTAACACTAccccatattttttttattattatttgttttgcttttctttttccgTCCCTTTTATGCCGTGTTTGTTCTCTTTTCAGATGGAAGAGGACCTATAAACCCAAAGGGTTTACAATTTTACAACAATTACATTGATGAACTTATCAGCCACGGTCATAACTAAATTTCTTTACAAGCATTCCAACATTTGGAAAGCAAAAGGCTGCAGTTCTGAAGTCCTCTGAGAAGTACACTAAAAAAATCTTTTCATATCTTCTAATGTTGCAGGTATTCAACCACATGTTACACTATTTCACAGTGATTTACCACAGACACTTGAAGATGAATATGGGGGGTGGTTAAGCCGAAAGATTGTGTATGTCTATAGTgtttttttttaccttatttaCTCATATATCAGTTTAGAGTATCAGACCACTTGGATATGATTGACTTCAATAGTAGAATTTACTATCGACTTTAGGAAGGACTTCACCGAGTATGCAGAGGTATGCTTCAAGGAATTTGGTGACAGGGTGATGTATTGGACCACCATTAATGAGGCCAATATATATGCACTTGGAGGTTATGATTATGGCTTCACCCCTCCAGGACGTTGTTCCCCACCTTTTGGAGTTAATTGTTCTAGAGGGAATTCATCTACTGAGCCATATATGGTTGTTCATAACATGTTGCTTGCGCATTCATCTGTGACGAAATTATACAGGAGAAATTACAAGGTACGACTCAAGGATTTCACTGAAGAAGCAAACTACCCAGTTAAATAACTTTCAtctgtattattattattatgcgttttattcttcttcttgttctgaGGTTATAATTTGAACATTCCCTATTATTCTATAGTTTGATCAATTTTTACCAATACAGGAAGGGCAATTTTATCACCTCATTTTCCTTCTGCGTGAACGATTTCACCTTAAGACTTGTTCTTACTAATGGACAGCAAACTTTTGCAATGCAGTCTACTCAACGTGGTTTTGTGGGGTTTAGTATATATGGTTTGTGGTGCGTTCCTTATTCAAATGCAACGGCTGATGTAGTTGCAGCACAGAGAACCAATGAATTTTATACTGGTTggtaagtttcagaatttcaTTTGCTAATTAGTAAATTCGTCACACATGGAACCTTTTGCCTAACAGACACATCTATCTGAGTTTAACTTCTATATACTAGCAATGTAAAAGTTTCTTACACAATCTTTTCCTTTAAGATAGATGTTAAGAGCAAGAGAAGATTAGACTTTGTACAATTAGTTAGTtagttggttaaaagttagttaTAAGTTAGTTATACATAACAGACTACTCTAGTATAAGTACTACAGCTGCCCAGTTTTATCAAGAGAATAAGAATTTCTCTTTGCTTTCTTCTTCATACATCTCTTCTTCTCTGAATCATTTACTTCACCCTCATTAATTCTGCATTACTCAACGATAGAAGTACTAGTAACCTGTAAATTAAGGCACGTAACCTTCTATAGAATGTGAAATgcacttctttttcttcaaattttaattacAGTTCCAGTGAAAATAAGTTAATCCTATCAAGCATTTTACCTATCTTTGCAAGTAAGATGTTGGCATAATAGATAAACAGACACTCAAACTTGACATCAACTTGCAAGTAAACACTCCAACTTTGATAGTTCATATCTAGACACTCAACTTGGTCTCAACTGATAAATAAACACTCCCAACTCATCCTAACTGTGTTTCCTGAGCACCCGATGCTGACGTGGCACATAAATTTCAGAGGTGTCTAGATGATCATTTGGTAAGTTGGAGTGTTCACTTGACACAATAAAGACAAGTTGAGGTGTCTAAGATTTGCATACTCTAAGTTGGAGTGCTTACTTGTGCCCATTAACGCCAAGTTTAAGTGTTTAGTTATGTATCATGCCTAAGATATTTGTTTACCACAATTTCCTTTTCCAACTTTGGCTGCAGGATTATGAATCCTTTCATATTTGGAGACTATCCCTCTGTAATGAAGAAAGCTGCTGGGACAAGAATTCCAACCTTCACCAAATATGAAGCTAAGCTAGTTAAAGGCTCGGCTGATTTCATAGGCCTAAACCATTATACTACTGTATTTGTTAAGTACAAGCCTTCCAGCATTGAAAAGCATAGCAGGGACTTTGGTGCTGATGTAGAAGCAGAGTATTCACGTATGAAATCCCGTGCTTACTAAATGAAGATCACCCTCTCATATTTTGGCTGTTAGCTAACTCAAACTCATTCTGATCCTTATCTTGCAGTTGCGGCATTGAAAGCAGATCAGGTGAGGACTCTAATATAAGTTCTTATGTGATGTTTCGAGACTATGCAATCCGTCACTTAAACGCTGTCCGACTTTAGTATCCAGTGATACCTTCTGGTCTTTATGAACTTCTGGAGTATCTTAAAGAAGCTTATAGCAACCTGCCGATTTACATTCAGGAAAATGGTTCGTCCTCTCCAATCACATCCCTCTCTTTTGATTATTTATGCGCATGCAGTTTGTTCGGTTTTACACCTTTGTTTTCTCTGGCAATGTTTGCCTTATCCGGTTCATATAAAGCAAGATGCCTGCTATAGCTGAATTTGGACCCTACAACctggtttaaatattttttaaaaatatgatgaaGTTTGCAGATGCAAATTTTGCTAGGTTGTAGTTTCCGCTGAATTCCAAATAAAAGGTTTTTTATGCTGCTTTGCAAACTTATGTTACTTTCTTCAAATTCCTGAAGTGAAAAGTACTACAGATGCTTAGAATGAGTTACTTTGGCAGGACAAAAGACTCCGCGAAATGGGACACTAAATGACACGTCAAGAATAGAATATTTGCATGCCTACATCGGGAGTGTTCTTGATGCTATTAGGTACCCACTTGCAACAAGTTATTGATTGTTTATGTAGGCAGAGAGACCTCGCAATCTTATCTTTGATGTTATCTTTGGAAGAAATGGGAAAGTCAAGTTCATTTGCCTTTTGTAAATTTGGCAAAACTTTTTCCCAACAACTGAACAAAATCAGAAAGATAATACAGTCTAGTTAGTTCAAATGTTGAGACAGCTATCTTAATTACAGCGGGCCACCTTTTAGGATTTAAATTACATACATTGGCAATGTATTAGTACAGTTTAACCTACTATAGCAGGTTTACATAGGAATTTACCAATAATTACCTTATAAGCGACCTGATATGTATAATACTCAACGCTTAAACTTAAACTTCTGCAATGATGCAGGAATGGATCGGATACTAGAGGATATTTTGCCTGGTCCTTCTTAGACGGTTTGGAGTTACTTGCTGGCTATGTATCGGGCTATGGATTCTACTATGTAGATTTGGATGATAAAGAGTTAAGGAGGTATCCGAAACTTTCTGCATACTGGTACGCCAACTTCTTAAAGGGAAAAAACTCAACAAACAGTACAATTCTTCAAGTAGGGAACAAGCTAATTCCTATTAACAAATCTTAGTTTTGTTGCTACACTCGTTTTCTCTAAAATGAAGGTGTTACATTATACAGACCGCTCTTGTGGAagtacactgggtttgttattgttcttattgtAAGGCGTTAACATTACCTAAATTCTGTTGATGAAACCCCACAGTTGGTTGTAACATTTGTCTTCTAAGGGGACTAATTATTCTCTGGAGATCTACTAAAGGGCGAAAATGGTGGGGTGTGGCGCACATATTAGAGCTCGGAGCCTTCCCTCGCCCCAATCTTGCCCCACCCTGCCCCATGACTACACATTAATACTTATTTGCACACTTGTTTACACCAAACTATAAAATGAGGTATCGATGGATATTAATTAACCTGAATTCTGAGCACTAAAAGAATCTAAGAATAAGATACTACTTCTAGCCATGTTTAATTGGTTTTTTTTTTCATCGGGTATTCGATATTCAtattgaaatttaattaatttgaattcccattatataaaattttatttaagagaGAAGCACTTCCCAATTGaatcttatttcaaaattcaaggctcaaactcaaaatttttaat encodes the following:
- the LOC107854418 gene encoding beta-glucosidase 11 isoform X2; this encodes MMFQNMQSSFCFLLLVAAIQCLLVIVFGKDNYSRGDFPPGFIFGAGTSAYQVEGAAFEDGRTPSIWDTFAHAGFSGGASGDIACDLYRKYKDDVQLMADTGLEAYRFSISWSRLIPDGRGPINPKGLQFYNNYIDELISHGIQPHVTLFHSDLPQTLEDEYGGWLSRKIVKDFTEYAEVCFKEFGDRVMYWTTINEANIYALGGYDYGFTPPGRCSPPFGVNCSRGNSSTEPYMVVHNMLLAHSSVTKLYRRNYKSTQRGFVGFSIYGLWCVPYSNATADVVAAQRTNEFYTGWIMNPFIFGDYPSVMKKAAGTRIPTFTKYEAKLVKGSADFIGLNHYTTVFVKYKPSSIEKHSRDFGADVEAEYSLAALKADQYPVIPSGLYELLEYLKEAYSNLPIYIQENGQKTPRNGTLNDTSRIEYLHAYIGSVLDAIRNGSDTRGYFAWSFLDGLELLAGYVSGYGFYYVDLDDKELRRYPKLSAYWYANFLKGKNSTNSTILQVGNKLIPINKS
- the LOC107854418 gene encoding beta-glucosidase 11 isoform X3, which encodes MMFQNMQSSFCFLLLVAAIQCLLVIVFGKDNYSRGDFPPGFIFGAGTSAYQVEGAAFEDGRTPSIWDTFAHAGFSGGASGDIACDLYRKYKDDVQLMADTGLEAYRFSISWSRLIPDGRGPINPKGLQFYNNYIDELISHGIQPHVTLFHSDLPQTLEDEYGGWLSRKIVKDFTEYAEVCFKEFGDRVMYWTTINEANIYALGGYDYGFTPPGRCSPPFGVNCSRGNSSTEPYMVVHNMLLAHSSVTKLYRRNYKVRLKDFTEEANYPSTQRGFVGFSIYGLWCVPYSNATADVVAAQRTNEFYTGWIMNPFIFGDYPSVMKKAAGTRIPTFTKYEAKLVKGSADFIGLNHYTTVFVKYKPSSIEKHSRDFGADVEAEYSLAALKADQYPVIPSGLYELLEYLKEAYSNLPIYIQENGMDRILEDILPGPS
- the LOC107854418 gene encoding beta-glucosidase 11 isoform X5; translated protein: MMFQNMQSSFCFLLLVAAIQCLLVIVFGKDNYSRGDFPPGFIFGAGTSAYQVEGAAFEDGRTPSIWDTFAHAGFSGGASGDIACDLYRKYKDDVQLMADTGLEAYRFSISWSRLIPDGRGPINPKGLQFYNNYIDELISHGIQPHVTLFHSDLPQTLEDEYGGWLSRKIVKDFTEYAEVCFKEFGDRVMYWTTINEANIYALGGYDYGFTPPGRCSPPFGVNCSRGNSSTEPYMVVHNMLLAHSSVTKLYRRNYKSTQRGFVGFSIYGLWCVPYSNATADVVAAQRTNEFYTGWIMNPFIFGDYPSVMKKAAGTRIPTFTKYEAKLVKGSADFIGLNHYTTVFVKYKPSSIEKHSRDFGADVEAEYSLAALKADQYPVIPSGLYELLEYLKEAYSNLPIYIQENGMDRILEDILPGPS
- the LOC107854418 gene encoding beta-glucosidase 11 isoform X1 encodes the protein MMFQNMQSSFCFLLLVAAIQCLLVIVFGKDNYSRGDFPPGFIFGAGTSAYQVEGAAFEDGRTPSIWDTFAHAGFSGGASGDIACDLYRKYKDDVQLMADTGLEAYRFSISWSRLIPDGRGPINPKGLQFYNNYIDELISHGIQPHVTLFHSDLPQTLEDEYGGWLSRKIVKDFTEYAEVCFKEFGDRVMYWTTINEANIYALGGYDYGFTPPGRCSPPFGVNCSRGNSSTEPYMVVHNMLLAHSSVTKLYRRNYKVRLKDFTEEANYPSTQRGFVGFSIYGLWCVPYSNATADVVAAQRTNEFYTGWIMNPFIFGDYPSVMKKAAGTRIPTFTKYEAKLVKGSADFIGLNHYTTVFVKYKPSSIEKHSRDFGADVEAEYSLAALKADQYPVIPSGLYELLEYLKEAYSNLPIYIQENGQKTPRNGTLNDTSRIEYLHAYIGSVLDAIRNGSDTRGYFAWSFLDGLELLAGYVSGYGFYYVDLDDKELRRYPKLSAYWYANFLKGKNSTNSTILQVGNKLIPINKS
- the LOC107854418 gene encoding beta-glucosidase 11 isoform X4, coding for MADTGLEAYRFSISWSRLIPDGRGPINPKGLQFYNNYIDELISHGIQPHVTLFHSDLPQTLEDEYGGWLSRKIVKDFTEYAEVCFKEFGDRVMYWTTINEANIYALGGYDYGFTPPGRCSPPFGVNCSRGNSSTEPYMVVHNMLLAHSSVTKLYRRNYKVRLKDFTEEANYPSTQRGFVGFSIYGLWCVPYSNATADVVAAQRTNEFYTGWIMNPFIFGDYPSVMKKAAGTRIPTFTKYEAKLVKGSADFIGLNHYTTVFVKYKPSSIEKHSRDFGADVEAEYSLAALKADQYPVIPSGLYELLEYLKEAYSNLPIYIQENGQKTPRNGTLNDTSRIEYLHAYIGSVLDAIRNGSDTRGYFAWSFLDGLELLAGYVSGYGFYYVDLDDKELRRYPKLSAYWYANFLKGKNSTNSTILQVGNKLIPINKS
- the LOC107854418 gene encoding beta-glucosidase 11 isoform X6, which gives rise to MADTGLEAYRFSISWSRLIPDGRGPINPKGLQFYNNYIDELISHGIQPHVTLFHSDLPQTLEDEYGGWLSRKIVKDFTEYAEVCFKEFGDRVMYWTTINEANIYALGGYDYGFTPPGRCSPPFGVNCSRGNSSTEPYMVVHNMLLAHSSVTKLYRRNYKSTQRGFVGFSIYGLWCVPYSNATADVVAAQRTNEFYTGWIMNPFIFGDYPSVMKKAAGTRIPTFTKYEAKLVKGSADFIGLNHYTTVFVKYKPSSIEKHSRDFGADVEAEYSLAALKADQYPVIPSGLYELLEYLKEAYSNLPIYIQENGQKTPRNGTLNDTSRIEYLHAYIGSVLDAIRNGSDTRGYFAWSFLDGLELLAGYVSGYGFYYVDLDDKELRRYPKLSAYWYANFLKGKNSTNSTILQVGNKLIPINKS